From the genome of Pseudomonadota bacterium:
TAAAACCATTGTGATGGCTGATTGGTGACTATTGTCAGTCCTTCTGATGTGAATTGATGGCCAGGGCTTTAATCTTGCGATGGAGATTACGGCGGGTAATCCCGATCTGGGCAGCAGTTTTGGATATATTTCCATCAAATTCTTCAAGTTTTCTGGCTAAATAGTATTTTTCAAACTCGCTGACCGCGTCACTTAAGTGGTCGGCATAGAACTGGCTGTCGGGATAATCATCCCCTGCGGAGGTAATGGCAGCTTTACTTTCCTTGCCCCTCATATAATAAGGAAGATCATGGGAGGATATCACGCTTGCTGGCGACATGATTGCCAGCCGTTCCATCAGATTTTTCAGCTCCCGAACATTGCCCGGCCAATTATACTGTTGTAGAATCGGCATAATCTCCGGGAGCAGTTGTTTGTTTGGTTCGCCCTTTTCCCGGGCATAATGAGACAGGAACTGCTCAGCCAGCAGTGGTATGTCATCCTGTCGTTCCCGCAGTGGCGGTATGTGCATGGGGATGACATTTAAACGGTAATAAAGATCTTCTCTGAAATTTCCCCGGGCGATTTCCGCTTCCAGGTTTTTGTTGGTGGCCGCGATGACCCGGACATCAATGGTAATGGCCCGGGAACCACCAAGCCGGCTGAGGGATTGTTCCTGCAGCACCCGCAGAATTTTTGCCTGGGTGTTGAGGCTCATATCACCAATTTCATCCAGGAAGATGGTTCCTGCATGGGCCTGTTCGAATTTTCCCTTTTTGCGGCCAGTGGCGCCGGTAAATGCCCCCTTTTCATGGCCCAGTAATTCAGATTCAATCAGGTTTTCAGGAATGGCGGCACAGTTAACATCTACAAATGGTTTGTCCGCCCGGCGGCTGAGACGGTGAATAGCTCGGGCCACCAATTCTTTGCCGGTGCCATTTTCACCGGTTATCAATACCCAGCCATTGGTTGGGCCTACAACGGCTATCTGCTGCTGTAATTCCTGCATTGCCGGACTCTGGCCGATCAAATGCGGTTCATGCTGAAAACGTTCCTTCAGCAGCAGGTTTTCCTGCTGCAGACGATAGATGGTCAGGGCATTTTTTGCCGTTATAACCAGTTTTTCCAGGGAAACCGGTTTTTCGATGAAGTCAAAAGCCCCAAGTTTGGTGGATTGAACGGCGGTTTCTATGGTTCCATGACCGGAAATCATAACTACCGGGATCTCCGGATGAATTACCTTCAATTGCTGTAAAACCTGCATCCCGTCCAGATCCGGCATCCAGATGTCCAGAAAAATAAGATCAATATTTTCCTGGTTGACTATTTTCAATGCATCCTGGCCGCCGCCGGCACCGAATACTTCATAACCTTCATCACCAAAGACATCCATGATGGACTGTCTGACATCCAGGTCGTCATCAACAATCATGATAGTGGTTTTCATGGTGCCTCAGTGTTAAATGGTAATTCAATGATGAAGCAAGTTCCCCGGGGGTGGTTGTTCTTAACTCGAATAAAACCCCGGTGATCATGGATAATAGTTTTGACGATTGCCAGGCCCAGACCTGTTCCTGATTTCTTGGTGGAAAAATAGGGTTCAAAAAGCTTTGTCTTATCTTTCTGGCTGATTCCCAAACCTGTATCACAGATTTTAATAATAACGATCTGGAGACTTTTGTCAAGCTTGGTGGTGATGGTGATCGTTCCATCGCCGACGGATTTAACTGCTGCCAGGGAGTTGTCAATCAG
Proteins encoded in this window:
- a CDS encoding sigma-54 dependent transcriptional regulator, which encodes MKTTIMIVDDDLDVRQSIMDVFGDEGYEVFGAGGGQDALKIVNQENIDLIFLDIWMPDLDGMQVLQQLKVIHPEIPVVMISGHGTIETAVQSTKLGAFDFIEKPVSLEKLVITAKNALTIYRLQQENLLLKERFQHEPHLIGQSPAMQELQQQIAVVGPTNGWVLITGENGTGKELVARAIHRLSRRADKPFVDVNCAAIPENLIESELLGHEKGAFTGATGRKKGKFEQAHAGTIFLDEIGDMSLNTQAKILRVLQEQSLSRLGGSRAITIDVRVIAATNKNLEAEIARGNFREDLYYRLNVIPMHIPPLRERQDDIPLLAEQFLSHYAREKGEPNKQLLPEIMPILQQYNWPGNVRELKNLMERLAIMSPASVISSHDLPYYMRGKESKAAITSAGDDYPDSQFYADHLSDAVSEFEKYYLARKLEEFDGNISKTAAQIGITRRNLHRKIKALAINSHQKD